A stretch of DNA from Myxococcota bacterium:
GGGATTCGAAACATAGAGGAGCGGGTTCAACAAATGGGCGGCACTTTTAAGATCCAGTCTCAACCACTTTGCGGTACTCACATCCAAATCGGAGCTAGTCTATGAAACCAATTCGCGTCTTCATTCTGGAAGACCAGCCGGCCTTGCTAAAAAACCTCGCTTCGCTGCTCGACGCGCCTGCCAATTTAGAGGTCGTAGGCACAGCGCTTAGCGCCGAAGAGGCGATTGTCACCATCGACAAGCTGCCCGATCCACCGCACGTCATTTTATGTGACATAGGCCTTCCCAAAATGAGCGGCATCGATTTTTGCCGGCTCATCAGAGTCAAATACTCCAAAATCGAAGTCCTCATGCTAACTGTGTTTGACGACGCTGATCGAGTACTAGAAGCCGTCAAACATGGCGCAGCAGGTTATTTGCTAAAAGGCGGCGAAACAGCCAAAATCATCGAAGCCATCGAAGACGTCCACGACGGCGGCAGCGTCATCCAGCCTGCCCTAGCCCGCAAGCTATTAAAACACTTTCAACCAGCCGTCACCCAACGCACCCTCCACCCAGAACCCTATCGCCGCTCCCTAACTGAGCGCGAACTGGAATGCCTGCAAATTATTGCCAAAGGCCTAAGCAACACAGAGGCAGCCGGCGTTTTGGGCCTATCGAAAGCCACAATCCGCACCCACCTGGAGCATATCTACCAAAAGTTAGACGTTTGTAACCGAGTAGAAGCTGTCACAGAAGGCCTAAGACAAGGCCTAATCGGCATCTAAGTCATCCCAGTTTACGCGTCAAGAATTTAGAACTATGTTCTAATTCTTATGCTGATAATGACTCCAAACGGATTGTATTGTCCAGCTGGAAATTTTCATATTGATCCAAACGGCAAGGTGGACACCGCGGTCGTAACGCATGCCCATAGCGACCATGCACGCCGTGGCAGCCGAGAGTACCATTGCACCACACCAGGCTTGGGTGTTCTAAAAGCTCGCATCGGCCAAAATATCTCGGTTAACCATCACGCTTATGGCGAAGCGTTTTATATACGCGGCGTTAAACTTTCGTTTCACTCCGCAGGTCACATTTTAGGCTCTGCCCAAGTGCGCATAGAATTTGGCGGCGAAGTTTGGGTTGCCTCAGGCGATTACAAACGAGAGCCAGACGGCACCTGTGCGCCTTTCGAGCCTGTCCCGTGCGATGTCTTTATCACCGAAGCCACCTTTGGTACGCCTGGCTTTGTGTGGGGCAAAGACA
This window harbors:
- a CDS encoding response regulator transcription factor, with the translated sequence MKPIRVFILEDQPALLKNLASLLDAPANLEVVGTALSAEEAIVTIDKLPDPPHVILCDIGLPKMSGIDFCRLIRVKYSKIEVLMLTVFDDADRVLEAVKHGAAGYLLKGGETAKIIEAIEDVHDGGSVIQPALARKLLKHFQPAVTQRTLHPEPYRRSLTERELECLQIIAKGLSNTEAAGVLGLSKATIRTHLEHIYQKLDVCNRVEAVTEGLRQGLIGI